The genomic DNA AAGAAGACAGCCGCTCAGGTGAACTGTGAGCAAAATCGGCTCCCTCCCCACCGGGCGGCTGCAATGATAGACGCCTGCGATGAATTGCTCGCCGGGCGGTATCTGGATATGTTCACAGTCGATGCCCTGCAAGGCGGTGCAGGCACCAGCACCAATATGAACGTCAACGAGGTCATTGCTAATTTGGCGATTATGCGGCTTGGTGGAAAACCCGGACAGTATGAGCTAGTACATCCGCTAGACGATGTGAACTGCTGTCAGTCCACGAACGATGTATATCCAACAGCATTACGAATTGCAGCCATTCGGTTGCTTCGTCCTTTATGTGACGCGATGGCTTCGTTACAAGAGTCTTTACAGCACAAAGAAACGGAATATTCGGATCTGCTCAAGCTAGGTCGCACACAGCTAATGGATGCCCTACCCATGATGGCCGGGCAAGGCTTTGGTGCTTACGCAAAGGCCGTGGCACGTGACCGCTGGAGGCTTTACAAAGCCGAGGAACGGCTGCGGGAAATCCCTATTGGCGGTACAGCGATTGGCACAGGCATGAATGCGACTCGTGCTTACAGCTATCGGATGGTTGAGAAGCTGGCGCACGAGACTGGCTTTGGGCTATGCCGAAGTGACCACCCGATGGACCTAATTCAGAATATGGATGTCTTTGTGGAGGTATCCAGTCTGCTCAAAGCCGCCGCTGTAAACCTTTTCAAAATATCGGGCGATTTTCGCCTACTGGCCTCCGGTCCTCTCGGCGGTATTGGTGAGTTCACTCTGCCTCCAGTTCAGGCCGGATCATCCATTATGCCAGGCAAGGTTAACCCGGTGATGGCTGAACTGGCCGGACTAACGGCGTTGCGCGTGATAGCCGAAGATGCAGCGATTACGATGGCGGCTGCCTCCGGGCAGCTAGAGCTGAACGCGTTCCTGCCGCTGATTGCCGAATCGCTGCTGGAATCGCTACATATTCTGGACGACGCAGTTCGGCTGTTCGATGAACGATGTGTACGCGGTCTGATCGTATGCGAGGACCATTGTTCAGTTAATCTGCGTAACTCCGCTGTGATGGCTTCTGCGCTGGTCGCGGAGCTTGGCTATGATGAAGCTGCCTCCATTGCTTCAGTGGCCATTGCCCAGGGCCGCACACCGGAGGATATTACCGAAGAACGCGGTCTGCTGACACGCTCGCGCATTGAGCATTTGTGCCATCCCTATGCAGTAACCAAGCCCGGTATTCCGGGGCAGGAAGAAGGAATTCATGATGGGAATGAATGATACCCCCCGTAGCAATCGACCGCACATCACCCTGCTCGGTCGCCGCAATGCTGGCAAATCCAGCATTCTGAACACCCTGACCGGCCAGCCAGCTGCCGTGGTATCTCCCGTAGGAGGAACGACCACGGACCCGGTTTTCAAGCCGATGGAGCTGCTCCCTGTTGGCCCCATTGTTCTGGTGGATACCGCCGGACTGGACGACGAGGGTGAGATTGGAGCACTGCGCCGCAACAAAACACTGGAAATACTAAATAGCACGGATCTGGCACTGCTAATCATCGACGCTACTGTTGGGATCAGCGCATTTGAGCACGGCTTACTCGAAAGGCTGCGCACCAAGAAAATTCCCGTCATTGGTGTATTAAATAAAACGGATATACTTGCAGAGACAGAGAAAATAACCGCAACGCTAGGGGCTGAACTGGATTTATCCCTGATTCCTTTCAGTGCCTCTAAGCTATGGGGAGACGCGGAACTGAAAAAGGCCATCGTGGATGCCATTCCGCAAAATGAGGATCGTTTCCGCATCGTCGGTGACCTGCTGTCGCCCGGCGATTTTGTCGTGCTTGTCGTTCCAATCGATAAAGCTGCGCCAAAGGGCCGACTGATTCTGCCACAGCAGCAGACGATCCGCGATACGTTAGAGAGCGATGCCATCGCCGTAGTGACCAAAGAGCATGAGCTACGGCTGACGTTGGAGCGCCTGGGACGCAAGCCCCGCTTGGTCATTACCGATTCACAGGCTTTTATGAAGGTAGCCGCAGATACTCCCAAGGATGTGCCCCTGACCTCCTTTTCCATCCTGTTCGCCCGTCATAAAGGTGACCTTGACGAACTCGTACGAGGTGCAAGAGCCATTGACCGTCTCAAGGATGGCGACCGCGTACTCATTGCAGAAGCCTGCACGCATCAATGTCAGTCTGACGATATCGGTCGTGTGAAAATCCCCCGTTGGCTCCGTCAAACGATAGGCAAACGTCTCATCATCGAGCACGCATCCGGTTCCAGCTTTCCTACCGATCTAAGCGAATATGCGCTGGTTATTCACTGCGGGGCCTGCATGCTCAATCGACGTACCATGCTTCACCGAATGGCAGAAACGGAAGCCGCCGGTGTACCCATAGTGAACTATGGAATTTTCATCGCCTATGTTCAGGGAGTCTTCCCCCGTGCCATCGAATGCTTTCCATCCGCTATGCTGGCATGGGAGCAAGCCGTTGGAGCTGGCAGCCATTCCTGAATGAGACGAATCATTGAAGCAACAAATTCCGCCCCATACACGCAAAAGCAGCCGCGTTGACTCTCACGCGGCTGCTTTTTATTTGCCCAATTCCAAAGAGAAGGTCGATATTCTAAAAATACAAATCCCGCTCGCCCGCCTCCAAGCGTTCCAGCTTGCCCAGTGTCAAACGACGTGCAGATTCGCGCGGGATACGCTCCAAATTATCACGCAGGGCGGCAGCCCCCAGCTCACGTGCCTCTTCATCCCCATAGTCCAGCAGATATTCTTGAAAGGTCAGCAGCGAATTGGGCTGGCATACATTATGAATCTGTCCTGATTTGGCAAGCTCCATAAACCGATCCCCCGTACGTCCTTCACGGTAGCAAGCTGTACAGTAGCTGGGCATGTAGCCGCCACGGCACAGACTTTTGATGATTTCCATCGGCGAGCGATGATCCCCAACCTCGAACTGTGGCTTATCATTCGTCTCTTGTCTCGCATATGCCCCTACTCCGGTAGCAGAACCTGCACTGATTTGCGATACACCCAAACCAATGACACGGTCCCTGAATTCCGACTCCTCACGCGTAGACAGGATCATCCCCGCATAAGGTACAGCCAGCCGAAGAACCGCTACAATTTTCATGAAATCCTCGTCGCTCACCAAATACGGATAGCGCTCCGGGTCCACATTTTCAGCTGGACGAAGCCGGGGAACAGAAACGGTGTGAGGACCGCAGCCAAACACTTCCTCCAGATGCTCAGCATGCTTAAGCATGGCTATAGTCTCATAACGGAAATCGTATAAACCATACAACACACCGATACCCACATCGTCTATCCCTGCTCGCATAGCGCGGTCCATGGCAGTCGTGTGCCAGTCATAATTTCGTTTTGGCCCTTGAAGATGATATTTGCGGTAGCTTTCACGATGATACGTTTCCTGGAACAAAATATACGTACCGATCCCAACCTCCACCAGCTTCCGATAATCCTCCTCCGTCGTTGCAGCAATATTGACATTAACCCGCCGGATACTTCCATTGTCTACCTTTACATCGTAAATTTGATGTAAACAATCGACGATATAATCAATAGAACAATGGAGCGGGTCTTCCCCCGCTTCCAACGCGAGTCGCTTATGCCCCATTTGCTGAAGCACTCTGACCTCCTCGACCAGTTCCTCCGGTGTCAAACGGCTGCGGGTAAAGCTGTCATTGGTATGCTTATAGCCACAGTATTCGCAGTTATTGACACAGTGATTGCTCACATATAGGGGAGCAAACAGCACAATCCGATTGCCGTAAATCTGCTCTTTCACCGCCCGTGAGGATCTAAACATTTCCTCCAGCAGTTCAGGATCATCCACATGCAAAAGAGCCGCCGCTTCAGTCGCACTCAACCCCCGGCAAGCTCTTCCCTTCTCCAAAATGTCTAAAATACGGTTGCGATCCGTTGCTTCCTGCTTTCCCTGCTCCACCGCTGCCATAATCTCTGCCTCATTGATGAAATCCGCCGATACTTTCTCCCGTACTTCACTCACGTAGATCCATCTCCCTTATTATGGTGAGGATTTCGCAAAATCCTTATGGTTAACTACTGTTTCTTTTATTGACTCATGAGCTGTCGTTGTACCCTCAGACTATCGCCACGCCCCATATCGACTTCAAACCCCGCTCCACGGATGCGCAGCTCCAGGCAATGTCGACATTGGGCAGATTCATCACCCAAGCATATTTTATTTTCATAAATAGCATACTTCGGCCTCACCCCGAGTGGTGATAAATTAGGCATAACTACATTCGCTCCCGCCTGTAGCGCCTTCTCCCGACCTTGGGGATGAATCGTTCCCATCGCTGTCGATGCTGGAATAAGCGCATCTGGAACGACTAACCGGGACAACGAAACAATATCCAGCGCCTTTTCCATGCTTCCCTGACTGGCATCCCGGAGCGGCGTGTTGCTATGCGGTAAAAACGGGCCAATCCCGATCATATCAGGCGATAGACTGTGTAGATAGACCAAATCGTCTGCCAAATCACTGTTCGTTTGTCCTGGTAAACCAACCATACATCCAGCCCCGATCTGAAATCCGATTCGCTGCAAGGCCAGCAGACGACTCCTCCTGCTTTCTATCGTCATCGTCGGATGTAGCTTAGCGTACAAACGTGGTGAAGCCGTCTCATGCCGCAGCAAAAAGCGGTCCGCCCCCGCCTCGTATAATAGCGCATAGGTTTCATCATCCCGCTCACCAATGGACAGTGTAACGGCCACATCGGTAAAACGCCTTTTGATCTCCCGAATCAGTTTCTCCAGCCGGGCTGCTGTGAACCAGTAATCTTCGCCACTTTGCAGGACAAAGGTCCGATATCCCAGCTCATACCCCTCCGCGCAACAGGACAAAATTTCTTCCGGTCGTAAACGATAGCGATCCGCCTGTTTATTCGAGGCCCGTAGCCCGCAATACATGCAGTCCTGACGACATATGCTGGAGAACTCAATTAATCCACGTAAAAAAACACCTTTACCGTAACGCTCCATTTTGATGCGAGCTGCCAATTTTCGTAACTGCGCCCGCACCGTTGGCTCTTCCTCCAGACGTGCCAACAGCTCCATCATTTCCGTATGCGTCCATTCCTTGCCGTCAGCCAGACGCAGTAATAATTCGTCCGTGACTCATCCCTTCTTCCCTCGTCCATCTGGACTCCACGTCGTCAGCAGCTTGTACCGTACATGTATTATTCTAGCAACATCAGAGGGAATAGAACGTGACTAGCTTCACAAAAAATCCCATTTTCTGAATATAAGCTCCAACTTCTGCCGCAAAAAATACATATTTACCGCAACAAAAAAAGCTGTTTTTCCTTTAATGGAAGAAACAGCTTCTGATCAAGCTTATTATTGAATTAAATCAACCGCCTGCTGCGGTACAAAATAATCTACGCCGTTATAAACGACAACACCGTTCATTGCTGAATTTTCACCATTCAGCATGACGATATTTTTGTATACCATGACCACCTGTATTCCAGCCAATATTTGCGCGTTTGCTAATGATCGGTCCGACTGCATAGTTCATGCTGCCTTCTTTGGCATCTTTGATCGTTTTTTCTTCCTCATCCGGTCTAACTATATTAAAGATGCTCTCTGAAGTATTGGTCTCACTCTAATTGCCCCTGAATTACCGATACAATACTTTCACGCAGTGCTTTGGCGTTTTGTGACTTATATGGATCAGCATTAAAAAGGATTGCATCTGCTGTGTAGTTTTCTTTTATACGTCCCAATCTGTCCCCATATCCCAAAATTTCAGCGGCGAACTCCGTGGCAGCCTGCCAAGCCTCTTTTCGAGTTAATCCACAGTCTATGAGTATGTCTAATTCCTCAAGGTTGCGTCCATGTAACGAAGGTGTGACAAAATCTGTACCGAACGCAATTCGTACGCCTGCTCTTTTGGCATAGTTAACGGCTTTAGGGTGGGCTTCGGCGGCACGGGCGGCGCGATCACAAATTTCCCTGTCGAGTGAAAGAACTCCAGACGGGTCTGCAGCAATACGATAGATGGAAGCAGTAGGCACAAAGACTGTCCTGGATTGCGCAAGCTGGTTGGCTTGATCCTCGGTCAAATACATTCCATGCTCTATTGATTCCACGCCAGCGTCAATAGACCAGTCCACAGTAGGTCCGCCCCAGGTATGAACCATGACTTTAATGTTGCGTGCATGGGCGCTACGCACAATAAAAGAGAATTCTTCCTCAGAAAAAATCGGGTTCAGCACTGTATCTGGTGACGATCCTAGTCCCCCTGTTGCAAGAATTTTAATCCAGCTTGCCCCGGAATCAATAATTTCTGTTACCCGCCGTTCCAAATGCTTAAGACCCCGTGCATCTCCGGCTCCAAGCATATCACCACAGGTGTAAACTCTTAAAGGCTGGCTATAATGCTGACCTATATGCTTCACCGTACTTGGCAAAAGCCCCCCTGCATCACGCACTGAAGTCACTCCAGCCTGGAAGGTGGCCTCAAAGGCTTGCGCCTGCATCACTTCGATCTCCAGTTTATCCCGCTTCTCCTGGTCAGCATGATCAAAATCCGTCCATGCCAAATGCGTATGAAGGTCAATTACGCCGGGGCTAATCCATAAGTCGCCATCTGGGCTATTTTGTTGGGCGTATGGAGATACGGACTCTGCAATGGACGAAAAACGACCATTAGTGATTGTTATATCGAATCGTTTCCCAACAATCCCCGCCACAAATATATTTTTGTAGGTTAACTCTTTTTGAATGTTATTTCCCAACTTTATTCCCCCAGATTGACCTTTGGGCCGCCAGCGCATGATCAGGATCTTGATGCATAAGCTCTGCAAGCGTCAGGATGGCTTCTTCGACGCTTTGCTGATTTGCCTTCGCCCCAAAATGGTTAATTCGTAAGAGTTTGTGATGCAATTCCCCATCTCCGGGTGCGACAATGCCCAGGGGCTGTTCGATATTGAGATTTCCGCCTTGAGGAATCCGAACCGTTGTAGTCAACGTTGAGTAGCTGTCTTTGTTACGCTGCCACGGTTCAAGGCCCAAGGCCGTAATGCCAGCAATTGCAGCGGATGTAGTTAAACGATGGCGGCGATTGACCGCTTCCAGACCTTCTTCTTCAATAAGCTTTAAGGCCTCAATAAGCGCCCGGGCTTCCAAGACAGGGATGTTGGGAGAAACCCGAAAGGGAGTCGCACTATCATGAGAACGCTTTAGGTCAAGCAAAGACAGAATGGAATTGCGCGGCGCATTTTTGTTGGAGGCCAGAAACTCCCAGCCACGTGAAGAAATCCCCACAGCGCTGATCCCGTTAGGGCCGGCTAATGCTTTTTGCGCACCCACAGCTACAAAATCAATTCCCCACTCGTCCATCAGCACCGGTTCTCCCCCGATTGCTGAAACCGCATCTATCACGGTTATAATATTTGACCGACGCGCAAGCTCCAAAATTTCCTTTGTTGGATTGGAGCCTCCTGTGACCACTTCCGCCTGCACGAAAGAAAGTGCACATGGGTTATATCGCTCAATCGCTGCGGCGACTTCATCTACAGTTACCACTTCATCAAAAGATGTTTTGAGCTCGATGACCTCTGCTCCACCACGCGCAAGCCAGTTACCAAAAATCGTTCCATAGGGACCTGTCACAATGTTTAGAATTGTACGGTCAGGCGCGGCTATGCCTGCTGCTATGGCCTCGATTCCCAGGATCGCCTCGCCCGGTATGATGACTGGTGATTCTTGAGTGGACAGGAGTTTGGAGAGCAAGTTAGTTAGCGTATCAAACTCCGATATTGTAAGAGGTACAAATCCTTTATTATTTTGACTCATAAATACCTCCTGCAGAATGGGATATTGGCATCTTGGGTACAGCAGACAAAAGCTCACGGCTATAAGCCGTTTCAGGACGAGAAAAGAATTTCTCCTTGGGGTTGATCTCAACCAGCTTCCCCTGCCGCATTACAGCAACAATATCGCTTATGGCATTTATAACTCCCAGGTCATGAGAGATAAAAAGCATCGTAAGATTAAGCTCCGATTTGAGTGTGCTCAACAGTTCAAGCATACTCCGTTGTACCGATACATCCAGTGCGCTCGTTGGTTCATCTGCGATAAGTATGCTTGGCTCAACACTTAATGCGCGGGCAATCGCTATCCGCTGACGCTGACCGCCGGAAAATTCGTGAGGGAATCTGCCAAGGGCGCTTTCATCGATATGAACACGTGCAAGCAGTTCCCTACATCTCTTGTCCACTTGAGTGCGGTCAACAATCTTGTGAAAAAGCAAGGCTTCGGCAAGGATTTGCCTGATCGTATGCTTTGGATTAAGCGAGGAATCCGGGTTTTGGAAAACCATTTGTATTCTTTTATGCTGCTCCCGGCTCCGTCGCTTGCCCAGTACCTGAGAACCCAGCATGATCTGGCCCTCATCCGGGGCGATCAGCCCGGCTATTACCCGCGCGAGGGTAGACTTTCCTGAACCCGATTCTCCCACAAGACCAAGCGTGGTACGCTCCTGCAGCTCCAGGCTTACTTGATCAAGCGCGGTGAACTTACCATAAGCAACCGTTATATTTTCTATCCGCAAGGCTGTTTTCATCAATCGGCGCTCCTTTCAAGATCCGGGAGAGGAAGCACTGAGCTTATCAGCATCTGCGTATACCGATTTTGCGGGTTTTGTAAAAGGGGCAAAGTGTCTCCCCGCTCTATGATTCTTCCCTCTTTCATAACGCAAAGCTTTGAGCACATCGAAGCAGCTACGGCAAGATTGTGCGTAACAAACACCATGGCAAAACCCAACTCCTTTTGAAGACGTGAAATAACGTCAAGGATTTGCCGTTGAACCGTGACATCAAGCGCCGTTGTTGGCTCATCACACAGAAGGATGCGCGGCTTGCACGCCAAAGCCATCGCAATAACAATACGTTGACACTGGCCGCCTGAAAGCTGGCGGGGGTAACGGTCAGTATGCTTTAAGGAATCGGGAAGACCGAGCATTTCAAGCAGTTCCAAAGCTATTGTACGCGCGACCTTCCGGCTCACCTTCTGCCTGTAGTACACAACCTCGGCAAGCTGCCGGACCACCGGGCAGAGAGGGTCAAGTGCCCTTATCGGGTCTTGAAAAATCATTGCGCATCTGCCATTGCTCCTAATATTCCCGCCAACCTGTTCAATACCAGAGGGAAGCAGCCCTATGATGGAGCGCAGGGTGAGCGATTTTCCAGATCCGGATTCCCCCACAAGTCCTATGCTTTCGCCCGCTTCGACTTTAAGACTCACATCGGTGACCAATTTATGATTCGATCGCGTCGCCAGCGACAAATTTTCCACTTCTAAAATTGGATTCATAGCATTCATTTTCTTCTCCATATATCTGCTAGCCCATCGCCCACAAGGGATAAGGCTATCCCCGTATATACCACCGCAAAGCCCGGGATGGCTGAAAGCCACCACTTTGTAGATATAAAGGGCTGCCCATCAGAAATCATCGTTCCCCAATCCGGAGTTGGCGGCGCAATACCGATACCAAGATAGCCTAGCGTAACAATGGCCACCAGCAGAACAGCCATATCCGTCATAAGCACTACCACTGCTTGCGGTAGCACATTCGGCAGAAGATGGCGCAGTATGATTTTAATATTCGGGATTCCCAGTGTCTTGGCAGCGGCTATCCATTCCTGCTTGCGAAAGGATGCGCTAAGACCCTTGACCACACGAGCGTATACGATCCAGCCAACGAGAGCAAACGTAATATATATCCCCTGTTCACCTGTACCGCTTGCAAACGCCACTATAATGACAATCAAATAAAAAGGGAACGCAATCAACGTATCGGTCAAAAGCGTGATAACCGTGTCTACCCATTTACCATAATACCCGGCAAGCATTCCCAGAAACACCCCCATACAAAAAGGAATGATCTCCGCCAGCACCATAATCTTCAAATCAGTCCGTGCGGCATAGATCAGCCGTGTAAATAGATCACGCCCCAGTTGATCGGTTCCCAGCCAGTGTTCGAAGGACGGAGGTTGTAAAGTTGCCGAAATATTTGGATCAGAAGGCTGGTAGGGACTAATAACCGGTGCCAACACTGCAATGCCTATGAGTAACGCAAACATAATACTGCCCCATAGAAGAGATGGAGTATTTAGTATTTTTCCCCAAGAGCGGTTGCTATGACCCGCCTTCTGAATCTGAAGATCTAATTGCGTGCGTTTCATTGTTCTCCTTTCGTCCTGGGATCAAGATACCCAGAAGCAACCTCAATCACGAAGCCGATGATGACCACAGATAGCGCACAATAAAGAGCAATCCCCTGTATAACAGGAAAATCCCGGTTTGAAATGGCTGAAAATAACAGGCTTCCGATCCCCTTGAGACCAAAAACCTGTTCAATTACCAACGTGCCGCCCATCAGGTAGGCAATGTTTACGCCAAGCAGCATAAGAGCAGGAAGAGCGGAATTGCGCAGGACATGCTTTACCAGTATAACCCTGCCGGGGATTCCCGCTGCCTTCAAGGTCACAACAAAATCAGATTCCAGCACTTCCAGCATCTGCGCTCTTAAAGAACGAACGAGCGAGGGAATTTGCGACAATCCGACAGTTATCGCAGGAAGGGCGAGACTGTACAAGATTCCAAGCCAGCCCTCGCCGACTCCCCCAACGGGAAACCAGTGAAGCCGAACGCTAAATACCAGAATCAGTAGCAGTCCAACCCAAAAAATCGGCATACCGAGCGTTACAGCAGGCAGGATGCGTATCATATGATCAAGCAGTCCGTCTTTATGTGTTGCCGCAAGGGTGGCCAGTACCAGCGAAACGATGATGGCAAAAAGACAGGTCATTGCAACGAGCAGCAGCGTCACGGGAGCGCGCTCTGCAATCAATTCTCTTGAAGAAGTCCCAAAAACAATCGAAACGCCAGTATCACCTTGTGTAAAGAAATTGTGTACAAAGCCTATAAACTGCTCCCAAAGAGAACGATCCAGCCCCAACCTGTGACGCATGCTCTCAATAGCCTCAGCTGTGGCGTATTCACCCAGAATCATTTTGGCGGGGTCTCCCGGTACCAGCCTTATGATGAAGAAGACTGCCACCACCACACAAATGACTACGGATGCCGCTCTTATCATAGCGCGCACGAGCCATTTGTGTGGGGAAGTAAGATTTGCAGATAATCCGGCAGACTTTTTAAATAAATGGGCCGTCAAGGATCTAATTACCTTTCACACGTACATCTTCAAAACGAACGCTGTTATTGGGAAGCACGACCAGGCCATCAATGGAAGAACGAACACCTTTCAGAATATCCGGATAATAAAGCGGGATATAAGGCACCTCATCTGCAAGGATTTGTTGAAGCTTGCCGTAAATTCCCGCACGTTCTTCCCCATCAGGTGTTTTTTGCCCCTCGTGCAGGAGCTTGGTAACTTCATTGTTCGTGTAATGAGTCCAGTACGACTTGCTAAAGCCTTCCGGGTCTGTCTGGAAAGCGAGGATTGAGTTGGCTTCTGGAGAATCCGCTTGTCCGCTGTTGATCATTGCCGAAAAGTCATAGGCAAAGAAACGCTCGCGGAATGAGGCCAGCTCAACAGATTCAATTTGAATATCAATGCCGATTGTTTTGGCGGCCGCCTGAATAATCTGTGCCTCCTGAGTTCTTGAGTTGTTTCCAGAGGCAATGAGCAATTTTGTAGAAAACCCGTTAGGGAACTTTGATTTTGCAAGCTCTGCTTTGGCAGCATTCGTATCAAAGCCGAGCGCTTTAATCGTATCATTCGTGTTGTATGGAATGGCTGGCGGCAAAAGCGAATTGGCTGACTTTGCGAAACCAAAGGTAACCGCATTGGTCAATCCATTACGGTCAAGCGCCAACGCCAGCGCACGGCGAACGTGCACATCCGAAAAATGCTTGTCCAGGGTATTGAAGAACAATTGCTCTGTCACCCAGCTTCCATTGGTCGCCACCTTGGTGTCCGTACCTTGTTTTAATTCATTTACATTTTCAAGAGCTACAGACTCAATAGCATCAATCGCGCCAGCCTTCAACTGGTTAATCGCTTGGCTGTCATCTTCAATGAGCTTGTAGACAAGTTCATTGATGTAGGGCTTGCCTTTCTGCCAATAGTATTTATTTTTGCTGAAAGTAAGATCACCGGCAGAATCCCATTTCTTAACGACAAAGGGACCAGTACCGACCGGATTCTTGAAGAATTCTTTTTCCGAGACACCGCCGAAATCCTTTGGAAGAATACCATTGGAAAAGTTTGATAGTTCAGAAATAAACGGCGTATACGGCGTTTTAAGCTTAATTATGAGTGTTTTTTCATCTTTAGCCGAGAGCGAAGCCACCTGTGCCGCTATTGCAAGAGGACCTCCTACATTCAAATGACGCTGAATTGAAAAAACCGCATCCTTGGCAGTAACTCCGGTTCCGTTTGAAAATTTCAAGCCATCGCGTAAAACAAAAGTATAGGTTAAACCATCTGTGCTTATACTGTGCGACTCTGCAAGCCAATCCACAATCTTTCCATCACTGTTAAAGGCGACCAGCGGCTCAAATACTTTGTCGATAGCAAAAGCATTATTGGATGTAATCTGATTATGCAGATCAAACGAGGTTACGGAAGCCGGGCGGCCATATGTAAAGGTTCCCCCTTCCACGGGTTGATCATCGGTTTTGCTTGGGTTAGGAGTAGCATTTGTATTTTGACCTGTATCATTTTTGGAGCCGGAGCATCCTGCCACGAGAACCAATAAAAGCAATACTAAAGATCCAACCCAAAACGGCTTCCTAAAAGATACAATAAGTTTGGACATCCCATTTTCCCCTTTTCTCCAATAAAACATATTGTCTTAATATGAATAGTATTATGGGTGAACCCATTTGACATGTCAAACAGAATTAAATACCATAATTTAAAAAATTAAAGATAAAAGTAAGCATAGGGATTTTCCAGCCTGTGAACACATGGAGTTCATCGGGATTGGGATTTTGATTAAAATATTGTATAATCAATCTATGATGTAATAGGTAAATCTTATAAGCCGACAACCATTATAAAAGTGTATAAAAGGGGTCTAAAACTCGATGGAATTCAGACAGCTTCAATACACCCTGCAAATTGCAGCGGAAAAAAACTTCTCACGCGCAGCGGAAAAATTGCACATTGCCCAACCTTCCCTGAGTCAGCAATTGTCCAAACTGGAAAAAGAGCTTGGGGTGCTGTTATTTCAACGCAATACAAGTACGGTGGAATTAACGCATGCAGGAGCAAGCTTTGTGGAACAAGCGAAAAAGATCGTCGACGCCGTCGAGCAACTCCGACAGGAAATGGACGATATTTCTCAGTTGCGCAAAGGGAAGGTCGTCGTCGGCAGCATGCCTATCACGGGTTCCCATTTGCTGCCGCATGTGCTGCCTGTGTTTAAGAAGGCGCACCCGGACATTGAAATTGTTTTGGTTGAGGATTCATCCATGAATCTGGAGAAAAAAACAGCCAGCGGCGATACAGATCTCAGCCTGCTTTCTCTCCCATTAGTAGAACCGACACTTTCCTATGTGCCTATCGGTGAAGAATGGATTGATCTCGCTGTTCCCCCGGGTCACCCGCTGACTCTGCGCAAAAACGGCGACCAGCCGCAACCT from Paenibacillus sp. FSL R10-2782 includes the following:
- a CDS encoding LysR family transcriptional regulator, with product MEFRQLQYTLQIAAEKNFSRAAEKLHIAQPSLSQQLSKLEKELGVLLFQRNTSTVELTHAGASFVEQAKKIVDAVEQLRQEMDDISQLRKGKVVVGSMPITGSHLLPHVLPVFKKAHPDIEIVLVEDSSMNLEKKTASGDTDLSLLSLPLVEPTLSYVPIGEEWIDLAVPPGHPLTLRKNGDQPQPVHMEELKDEPFVVLKKGQGFRKLTMDLCHQAGFEPKVVFESTNMETLQSLVATGMGVTLVPRFIARAASSEFVPALLPLAEPTPSRTLAIAYRNGRYLSKAAEAFIETFRETVKQLSEK